A window from Symbiopectobacterium purcellii encodes these proteins:
- a CDS encoding beta-propeller fold lactonase family protein, translating to MRGGEITLAHGLTLSDANNDRLADGNGDYNGTTLTLSRATEAQADDQFGLAQGSDLQLIDGKVMKGDTAIATFSQSAGTLTLTFLAGASKADANAVLHQITYSNTGTDTNGTLVKLALRANDGKADSQTVTLDVLITNNTAPTLDAIPIGNKTYDTHGTVVNPFSNTTISAGEIGQSIIELTLTIEGVDNAANEFIVIAGTRIDLASDSSGQAGDYHYTYTRSYETGTLTISHEAGVTAAAAQTLVNGIAYVNDTEQATTGTRTITLTSLRDNGGTEGEGNDTGDLAIAATITLAINNAPGWQNSITNPDATLYYNNGTLSGYGEYVTAITVSADGKTLLVSGSDGANAGGNSTLRIYSRDSTTGELTLVQTFIQGESDNPDTTAIEANGLSGITTMTMHGSDLYVAGHSGDTTTYSLVRFTYDATTGQYTYAGIVATQGVDGATGLDAQITDIVISADGTSLYTINGLTTVDGTTGKSVLAQFSRDPNTGALTYLGEYQGGSAALGMNAPSGMVISNDGKSVYVANSSNSMITVFSRDTQTGELTYVGLINDASISADPNNAARPSDNRYLANLQDITLSPDGNFVYVGSGQQATLSIFSRNTSDGSLTYVGTLDLYNKGYTPSNALSVRELVISQDGTALYAGMNGGSVLVFSRDAVTGALTYVSALNTGSRTNHIAVSADGLNLYSGRSSGGTGLAIAAALPHATYTTNGSTRFAEGLHFSDVDADQITDYKGTTLTLNRASGASADDQFGFNNGSGLRLENGTIMKGKTTIATFATQDGVLTITFSANVDNATANQVLQQVTYLNTGTEAPARVDLSIAVRDSGGKSATTTVALLLTAPPVEPTLSAEGKQTTAIISTSGLPAAIDLFDNVDVRLGNAGAALSELTFTINRSGPHETLVIDGTSLSLTSSEGETAQGHHYKVTVNDGTTTITLALKGGNNTTDAVNTLIDTLQYQVTSSDVTVGAVTVTLTQLVDAEDNTTTLDIHSTVAVLDTRLTPHLGAETGALDYDSLFDVKDDQGNSIFTGVQGITVVGDKIYLVRTHSDWVYDETTGTGQDVESNVLYLVERDTDGTLYMTKSTNITGLTGAAQVRVSSDGNSLYVIGADNIALFDASDLHEMGTVGGDLGMVRDVLALGDNVYVTSGDSLLVFTRSEDTLTLSATLNDAGDDGIQLDGANALTLSPDGKTLYVATSGGDTVVSRFSVSDDGTLTYQQAIAGSTASEEGYYASAITVSPDGKSLYVVDNNTSLHIFAVEQDGTLTATSTLPIGDDATSVKQVLVSPDGTSVVITGELGRSENYNTYGVILYARAADGSLTQRQAVEGFGDFANYNGTTLNEVRYASFSADGKQLYLTGSLNYGTPEGIIVLDLIPSSETFTEKGDAVALIPGGTLSAPVNDQNSYQGATLTIERTGGAQAGDRLGLSTDSGLTLAENGTISQGDKAIANATTDANGKLTLTFLADVTQAEAQQVLRAITYQSTSNDPTAAGTEATFIIHFNDGQDHTAEFTTVVNLVGINDPAVVSTEPVNATYVPGNDAVTLFKNTVIYTIEAGQKIHRLEISVSPVSVGDVLHVAGGDILIDKTIDYQAFVGESGMEYRVSVSNGVATVTLYVARDGASTAQLIDGITYSHSAADATGSRTMGLTVYEEGDWRQDLKTEFSEKTVITFKGSDVPENSAPVYNDNAGLNLGALQAGSPYRYTLPENLFTDADNDTLTWSASGLPDGLSFDAQTRTISGTPTASGQFTVTLTASDGNAQATHTVEVTVAQAPDIEPDNSAPEYNDQAGLNLGALQAGSSYHYTLPENLFTDADNDTLTWSSSGLPDGLSFDAQTRTISGTPTASGEFTVTLTASDGNAQATHTLNVIVAQAPVEPQPETPDSTAPAPVILTTSSVSVPDALNEQEQEQPLSAIVAALSQTPSPTAAHAQLPAQFSAAPSHSVAERTAAPWVLDPVMQTLLPPLETVNFAARGNAVQHDSSPGQVTDSSLFQRIPSQTTSLESAYSSLQGSLQRDSAGALVFTLPSRLFSARDNGVALSLQLANGRPLPAWIQFDARSGQLRITDPDAVQVNQIQLALSAQAADGARRTIPVTLQTGHEASASQPTDLGASTDLPPLTNESVQDSRIEIALPTGKTAFSEQLNAPRAEQDALLAALSELSRLRA from the coding sequence TTGCGCGGTGGCGAAATTACGCTGGCGCACGGCTTGACGCTGTCTGATGCCAACAATGACCGTCTGGCAGACGGCAATGGGGATTATAACGGCACCACATTAACGCTTTCGCGCGCCACCGAGGCCCAAGCCGACGACCAGTTCGGCCTTGCGCAAGGCAGTGACCTGCAACTGATCGACGGGAAAGTGATGAAAGGCGATACCGCTATCGCCACCTTCAGCCAAAGCGCAGGCACCCTGACCCTGACCTTCCTGGCGGGTGCCAGTAAGGCCGATGCCAACGCGGTATTGCATCAGATCACCTACAGCAACACCGGTACCGACACCAATGGCACGCTGGTGAAACTGGCCCTGCGCGCCAATGATGGCAAAGCAGACAGCCAAACAGTTACATTGGATGTGCTGATCACCAACAACACCGCCCCAACGCTCGATGCCATCCCCATTGGTAACAAGACCTATGATACCCACGGCACGGTGGTTAACCCGTTTAGCAACACCACGATCAGTGCCGGTGAGATAGGCCAGTCAATTATCGAACTGACGCTGACCATTGAGGGCGTAGACAACGCTGCAAATGAATTTATTGTCATCGCTGGCACACGCATCGATCTGGCGAGCGACAGCAGCGGTCAGGCCGGTGACTATCACTACACTTACACCCGTAGCTACGAAACCGGCACACTGACGATCAGCCATGAAGCAGGCGTAACCGCCGCTGCGGCACAAACACTGGTCAACGGTATTGCTTACGTCAATGACACCGAACAGGCCACCACGGGGACGCGCACCATCACGCTGACCAGCCTGCGCGATAACGGTGGCACCGAAGGTGAAGGTAACGACACGGGCGATCTGGCGATCGCAGCCACCATCACGTTAGCCATCAATAATGCACCTGGCTGGCAAAACAGCATCACCAACCCCGATGCTACGCTCTACTACAACAACGGTACGCTGAGCGGATACGGTGAATATGTCACCGCGATCACCGTGTCGGCGGATGGTAAAACGCTGTTGGTCAGCGGCAGCGACGGCGCCAATGCGGGCGGTAACAGTACCCTGCGTATCTATAGCCGTGACAGCACCACCGGTGAATTAACCCTGGTGCAAACCTTTATTCAGGGTGAGAGCGACAACCCGGATACCACAGCGATCGAAGCCAACGGCCTCAGTGGTATCACCACGATGACGATGCATGGCAGCGATTTGTACGTCGCCGGGCACAGTGGCGATACGACAACCTACTCACTGGTGCGCTTCACCTACGATGCCACCACGGGTCAATACACCTACGCAGGCATCGTCGCCACCCAAGGGGTGGACGGTGCAACAGGGCTGGATGCACAGATCACCGACATCGTGATTTCAGCGGATGGTACATCGCTCTATACCATTAATGGCCTGACGACGGTGGATGGCACGACCGGCAAATCGGTGTTGGCCCAATTCTCTCGCGATCCGAATACCGGTGCCCTCACCTATTTAGGGGAGTATCAAGGGGGTTCCGCAGCGCTCGGCATGAATGCACCAAGCGGTATGGTTATCTCGAACGATGGCAAATCGGTTTACGTTGCCAACAGCAGCAACAGCATGATCACCGTGTTTTCTCGCGATACGCAAACCGGCGAACTGACTTACGTCGGCCTGATCAATGATGCCAGCATTAGCGCCGACCCAAACAACGCCGCGCGCCCCAGCGATAATCGCTATTTAGCCAATCTGCAAGACATTACCCTCTCCCCCGACGGTAATTTTGTTTATGTCGGCTCCGGGCAGCAGGCCACGCTGTCTATTTTCAGCCGCAACACCAGCGATGGCAGTTTGACCTATGTCGGCACGCTGGATCTCTATAACAAGGGTTACACCCCCAGCAATGCGCTTTCCGTGCGCGAACTGGTTATCTCTCAAGACGGCACAGCACTTTATGCAGGCATGAACGGCGGCTCCGTACTGGTGTTCAGTCGCGATGCGGTTACCGGGGCGCTAACGTATGTCAGCGCCCTCAATACCGGATCGCGCACCAACCACATTGCGGTCAGTGCCGATGGGCTCAATCTCTACAGCGGACGCAGTTCCGGCGGAACCGGGTTGGCGATCGCGGCGGCATTGCCGCATGCGACTTACACCACCAATGGCTCAACGCGCTTCGCTGAGGGATTACACTTCTCCGATGTCGATGCCGATCAAATCACGGATTACAAAGGCACGACGCTGACCCTGAATCGCGCCAGCGGTGCCTCGGCAGACGATCAGTTCGGCTTTAACAATGGTTCCGGATTGCGTCTGGAAAACGGCACCATCATGAAGGGCAAGACAACCATTGCTACCTTCGCGACGCAGGATGGCGTACTGACCATCACCTTTAGCGCTAATGTGGACAACGCCACCGCCAATCAGGTATTGCAGCAGGTCACCTACCTTAACACTGGCACCGAAGCGCCCGCGCGGGTTGATTTGAGCATCGCCGTGCGCGATAGCGGCGGCAAATCTGCCACAACTACCGTGGCGCTGCTGCTAACCGCCCCACCGGTTGAACCCACGCTAAGTGCAGAAGGTAAGCAGACCACCGCCATCATCTCTACCAGCGGTCTGCCGGCGGCGATCGACCTGTTCGATAATGTGGATGTGCGGCTTGGCAACGCAGGCGCCGCGCTCTCTGAACTGACCTTCACCATCAACCGTTCCGGCCCCCATGAAACACTGGTGATTGATGGCACGTCCCTCTCGTTGACCAGCAGCGAGGGAGAGACCGCGCAAGGCCATCACTATAAGGTAACGGTCAACGATGGTACCACTACCATCACCCTCGCGCTGAAGGGTGGCAACAACACGACAGATGCAGTAAATACCCTGATCGACACGCTCCAATATCAGGTTACCAGCAGCGATGTCACCGTGGGCGCTGTCACCGTCACGCTGACACAACTGGTTGATGCCGAAGACAATACCACCACACTCGATATCCACAGCACCGTTGCCGTGCTCGACACACGTTTGACGCCACATCTGGGGGCCGAAACCGGCGCACTCGATTATGACAGTCTGTTCGATGTGAAAGATGATCAAGGCAATTCGATCTTTACCGGCGTTCAGGGCATCACGGTGGTGGGGGATAAAATTTACCTGGTTCGCACACACAGCGATTGGGTTTATGACGAAACAACAGGCACCGGACAGGACGTTGAGTCCAACGTTCTGTATCTGGTCGAGCGTGATACCGACGGCACGCTCTACATGACCAAAAGCACTAACATCACCGGCTTGACGGGCGCGGCACAAGTCCGCGTTTCCAGCGATGGCAACAGCCTGTATGTCATTGGTGCGGATAATATCGCTCTGTTCGATGCCAGCGATCTGCATGAAATGGGTACCGTTGGTGGCGATCTCGGCATGGTGCGCGATGTGTTGGCGCTGGGCGATAACGTCTACGTCACCAGTGGCGACAGCCTGCTGGTGTTTACCCGCAGCGAGGATACCTTAACGCTCAGCGCTACGCTCAACGATGCGGGAGACGATGGCATACAACTCGACGGTGCCAACGCCTTAACCCTGTCACCGGATGGCAAAACGCTGTATGTCGCGACATCCGGCGGCGATACGGTGGTAAGTCGATTCAGCGTGAGCGATGACGGCACGTTGACCTATCAACAAGCTATCGCCGGATCGACGGCCAGTGAAGAGGGTTACTACGCGTCTGCCATCACGGTTTCACCCGACGGGAAATCGCTGTATGTTGTGGATAACAACACCTCGCTGCATATCTTTGCGGTGGAACAAGATGGCACGCTCACCGCAACATCTACCTTACCGATTGGCGACGATGCCACCAGTGTCAAACAGGTGCTGGTCTCCCCCGATGGCACCTCCGTGGTGATCACCGGCGAACTGGGTCGCAGCGAGAATTACAACACCTACGGCGTCATTCTCTATGCACGCGCCGCCGATGGCAGCCTGACACAGCGTCAGGCGGTGGAGGGTTTTGGTGACTTTGCCAACTACAATGGCACAACGTTAAACGAGGTGCGCTACGCGTCATTCAGTGCCGACGGCAAGCAGTTGTACCTCACGGGAAGCCTGAATTACGGTACACCGGAAGGGATCATTGTTCTCGATCTCATTCCCAGCAGCGAAACCTTTACGGAAAAAGGCGATGCTGTCGCTCTGATCCCCGGTGGCACCTTGTCTGCCCCGGTCAACGATCAAAACAGCTATCAAGGCGCCACGCTGACGATTGAACGCACCGGTGGCGCGCAGGCAGGCGATCGGTTAGGACTTTCCACTGACAGCGGTCTGACCCTGGCAGAGAATGGCACGATCTCGCAGGGTGACAAGGCTATCGCCAATGCCACGACCGATGCCAATGGTAAACTGACCCTCACTTTCCTGGCAGACGTCACACAAGCGGAAGCACAGCAGGTGCTGCGAGCCATTACTTACCAATCCACCAGTAATGACCCGACGGCTGCGGGCACTGAGGCCACTTTCATTATCCATTTCAATGACGGGCAAGATCATACTGCGGAGTTCACCACCGTGGTAAATCTCGTCGGCATTAACGATCCGGCAGTGGTCAGCACAGAGCCCGTGAACGCGACCTACGTACCGGGCAACGATGCGGTCACGCTGTTCAAGAACACGGTCATATACACTATTGAAGCTGGCCAAAAAATCCATCGGCTTGAAATTTCTGTGTCCCCCGTCAGTGTCGGCGATGTGCTGCATGTAGCAGGTGGAGACATCTTGATCGACAAGACTATCGACTATCAGGCTTTTGTGGGTGAAAGCGGAATGGAATACCGCGTCAGTGTCAGCAACGGCGTTGCTACCGTGACGCTGTATGTTGCCCGTGATGGAGCCAGCACTGCGCAGTTGATCGATGGTATCACCTACAGCCACAGCGCTGCGGACGCTACGGGTAGCCGCACGATGGGCCTGACGGTTTATGAGGAAGGGGACTGGCGGCAGGATCTTAAGACAGAATTCAGCGAAAAAACCGTCATCACCTTCAAAGGCAGTGATGTCCCCGAAAACAGTGCCCCCGTCTACAACGATAACGCCGGATTGAACCTGGGCGCACTGCAAGCGGGCAGTCCGTATCGCTACACGTTGCCGGAAAACCTGTTTACCGATGCCGATAACGACACGCTAACCTGGAGCGCCAGCGGCTTGCCGGACGGGCTGAGCTTTGATGCGCAAACCCGTACGATTTCAGGTACACCGACAGCGTCCGGTCAGTTTACCGTGACCCTCACCGCCAGCGATGGCAACGCACAAGCCACCCACACGGTCGAGGTGACGGTAGCGCAAGCACCCGATATCGAACCGGACAACAGTGCACCGGAGTACAACGACCAAGCCGGATTGAATCTGGGCGCACTGCAAGCGGGCAGTTCGTATCACTACACGTTGCCGGAAAACCTGTTTACCGATGCCGATAACGACACGCTAACCTGGAGTTCCAGCGGCTTGCCGGACGGGCTGAGCTTTGATGCGCAAACCCGTACGATTTCAGGTACACCGACAGCGTCCGGTGAGTTTACCGTGACCCTCACCGCCAGCGATGGCAACGCACAAGCCACCCACACGCTCAACGTAATCGTCGCGCAAGCCCCTGTGGAGCCGCAACCGGAAACGCCAGATAGCACAGCGCCGGCACCGGTGATCCTGACCACCTCATCAGTAAGCGTGCCTGATGCGTTGAATGAGCAAGAGCAGGAACAGCCCTTAAGCGCGATCGTAGCGGCACTGTCTCAAACACCTTCACCGACAGCGGCACACGCTCAATTACCGGCGCAATTTTCGGCAGCACCCTCTCACTCGGTAGCAGAACGCACCGCCGCGCCCTGGGTGCTCGATCCCGTGATGCAAACGCTACTCCCGCCGCTGGAAACGGTGAATTTTGCCGCGCGGGGCAACGCGGTTCAGCATGACAGCTCGCCGGGACAAGTGACGGATTCATCGCTGTTCCAGCGCATTCCCAGTCAAACCACGTCATTGGAATCGGCCTACAGCAGCCTACAAGGGTCGTTGCAGCGCGACAGCGCTGGCGCACTGGTGTTTACCCTGCCGTCACGCCTGTTCAGTGCGCGTGATAACGGCGTAGCACTGTCGTTACAGCTCGCCAATGGTCGCCCTCTACCCGCTTGGATTCAGTTTGATGCCCGCAGCGGTCAGCTACGCATCACCGACCCTGACGCGGTGCAGGTAAACCAGATCCAGTTGGCGCTCAGCGCGCAGGCAGCCGACGGTGCGCGGCGCACGATACCCGTCACGTTGCAAACCGGACACGAGGCATCGGCAAGCCAGCCAACGGATCTCGGTGCTTCCACCGACCTGCCGCCGTTAACGAACGAAAGCGTGCAGGATAGCCGCATTGAAATCGCATTGCCCACGGGAAAAACCGCGTTTAGCGAGCAGCTTAACGCACCGCGTGCCGAGCAGGATGCCCTGCTGGCCGCACTGAGTGAATTGAGCCGTCTGCGCGCGTGA
- a CDS encoding lactonase family protein — translation MTFSRSKAGNTPARPPRQAWVLEPRMMFDAAAVATADAVAAQVIAPTDSAPGVDATPTHGTVTINEGETGFAAVDLFSKVTVSTDTGADSSGKELSELVITVDRTGANQVLMIDGSEIALKPTTTGTEATLNNGYSYKVTVSGDTTTITLSIASSEAYQPADVATLIDGIAYKPLDSTVASGDVTVTLKNLSDQDATATLDIHATVTVDNKVNVPPALSGSILQEAEAFTAGTLAKATEIAYSADGSHVYAAGSDNTLTVFAVDSTGRLTQQQSLVVEDLGTVNHLVVSADGKSVYTIAGNGNLIQLSVNDGTLTYVSTTKMEGGGSTGGLAISDDGKQVYVDASSNSGREVYVYNRDADGALTQVQKLDAHRNGMIATSGDYVYVIHSGASFIAPHEIKVYQRNATTGTLTLIDDLILTKTGQSAVDYALTTANGGKLLYVGDPTSANIAVYQLGSDNKLALINTVTSGNIGSLTLSSDGTQLYAATTTGTVNIYAVGENGSLTLTGSSTGTTNGGDIAVSADGNSILVSGNGISRY, via the coding sequence ATGACATTTTCCCGTTCCAAAGCCGGTAATACACCTGCGCGCCCACCCCGTCAGGCATGGGTGTTGGAACCGCGCATGATGTTCGACGCCGCTGCCGTCGCCACCGCTGATGCCGTCGCGGCTCAGGTTATCGCACCGACCGACAGCGCGCCGGGGGTGGATGCCACGCCCACCCACGGTACGGTAACCATCAACGAGGGAGAAACCGGCTTTGCCGCCGTGGATCTGTTCAGTAAGGTGACCGTGTCCACTGACACCGGTGCGGATAGCAGCGGCAAGGAATTGAGCGAGTTAGTGATCACCGTCGATCGCACCGGTGCCAATCAAGTGCTGATGATCGATGGCAGTGAAATTGCCCTGAAACCCACCACCACCGGAACCGAAGCCACCCTCAACAACGGCTACAGTTATAAGGTCACCGTCAGCGGTGACACCACCACCATCACGCTGAGTATTGCCTCGTCAGAGGCTTATCAACCCGCTGATGTTGCCACGCTGATCGACGGCATTGCCTATAAACCGCTGGACAGCACCGTGGCAAGTGGTGATGTCACCGTTACGCTTAAAAATCTGAGCGATCAGGATGCGACCGCTACACTAGACATTCACGCCACCGTAACGGTAGACAACAAGGTTAACGTGCCACCCGCGCTTTCCGGCAGCATATTACAGGAAGCGGAGGCCTTTACCGCAGGCACACTGGCGAAAGCGACGGAAATTGCCTACTCCGCAGATGGCAGCCACGTTTATGCCGCCGGCTCCGATAACACCCTCACCGTTTTCGCGGTTGACAGCACCGGGCGTTTAACCCAGCAACAGAGTCTGGTAGTTGAAGACCTCGGCACCGTAAACCATCTGGTGGTCAGTGCCGATGGCAAATCGGTCTACACCATTGCCGGTAACGGTAACCTGATTCAACTGAGCGTTAACGACGGCACGCTGACGTATGTCAGCACCACCAAGATGGAGGGCGGCGGCTCAACCGGCGGGCTGGCGATTTCGGATGACGGCAAGCAAGTCTATGTCGACGCCAGCAGCAATTCCGGGCGTGAGGTGTATGTCTACAACCGCGATGCCGACGGAGCATTGACTCAGGTGCAGAAACTGGATGCCCACCGTAACGGTATGATTGCCACCTCCGGTGACTATGTCTACGTGATCCACAGCGGCGCTTCGTTCATCGCTCCCCACGAGATCAAGGTGTATCAGCGTAATGCAACGACGGGCACATTGACGCTGATCGATGACCTGATTCTCACTAAAACAGGGCAAAGCGCCGTCGACTACGCGCTGACCACCGCCAACGGTGGCAAGCTGCTGTACGTCGGCGACCCGACCAGCGCCAATATCGCCGTTTACCAACTGGGCAGCGACAACAAGCTGGCCCTGATCAACACCGTCACCAGCGGCAACATTGGCAGCCTGACTCTGAGCAGCGATGGCACCCAGCTTTACGCCGCGACCACAACCGGCACGGTGAATATTTACGCCGTGGGCGAAAATGGCAGCCTGACGCTCACCGGCAGCAGTACCGGCACCACCAACGGCGGTGATATCGCCGTCTCCGCTGATGGCAACTCCATTCTGGTTTCTGGCAACGGCATCAGCCGCTATTAG
- a CDS encoding pilus assembly protein TadG-related protein — protein MKKAIKNSELKKYSRRMCPFWRTALSAFMHQETGAGTAFYVLGTMALLVSAAFIVDTSTATGDATQIKRATDAAALAVAHQATLNGDEYDPEQIKELAYQYVKNNLGLNNALDNKLTREDVTVTEGRKNNTRKTYTVEASFNTQPSLLKLGARKQTVYSTAEVINRPTEIAMVLPVINGMSARDLAALKRLSKDFAKRMLDSADGKRDNLWISLVPFSQAVNVYDAQDANRIRRWARPGALNPIELSSLFRTGYASLADRRIPDRRANLLCMYRGLGEEENFFWDEPPVAQFRVYYRADLPQNGSPGAEPISWVGPNPFFGQATGVNDTRWMVADKGCPNAALLPLTNDLNKVDERVDQFSIRFNVNYAIAMSWAGAALSPNMRGSEGWGDAKLPLDFNVDGSGEGQKVVIMLADTYSDPEGTGGHGQFDTDSYNFNPGQFAGETGSDGSREFARRRFEDQCTSFRARNIKFYFVGVRPGDPDNYGQNLFDDIATPGLLICTEGDKRMSFIDGRGFGAAEDPLAARLERIAGQIETEGGYVRLIE, from the coding sequence ATGAAAAAAGCGATTAAAAACAGTGAACTAAAAAAATACAGCCGTCGCATGTGCCCCTTTTGGCGCACCGCACTGTCCGCTTTTATGCATCAGGAAACCGGCGCTGGCACAGCGTTCTACGTGCTCGGCACCATGGCACTGCTGGTCAGCGCCGCCTTCATTGTCGATACCTCAACCGCCACTGGCGATGCCACACAGATCAAACGCGCAACGGACGCCGCGGCACTGGCTGTCGCGCATCAGGCTACGCTCAACGGCGACGAGTATGACCCAGAACAGATTAAAGAGCTGGCCTATCAATACGTCAAAAATAACCTCGGGTTGAATAACGCCCTCGATAACAAACTCACCCGTGAAGACGTCACCGTCACGGAAGGGCGTAAAAACAACACGCGCAAAACCTATACCGTCGAAGCCAGCTTCAACACCCAGCCCAGCCTGTTAAAACTGGGTGCCCGAAAACAGACGGTTTACTCCACGGCAGAAGTGATCAATCGCCCGACGGAAATTGCGATGGTGCTGCCCGTTATTAACGGTATGAGCGCGCGCGATCTTGCTGCGCTCAAGCGGCTGAGTAAGGATTTTGCCAAGCGTATGTTGGACAGCGCAGACGGCAAACGTGACAACCTGTGGATCTCGTTGGTGCCGTTCAGCCAGGCGGTGAATGTCTACGACGCACAGGATGCCAACCGTATTCGCCGTTGGGCAAGGCCAGGAGCGCTGAACCCGATAGAGCTGAGCTCGCTGTTTCGTACCGGTTACGCCAGCCTGGCCGATCGCCGTATTCCCGATAGACGCGCCAATCTGTTGTGCATGTATCGCGGGCTGGGAGAAGAAGAGAATTTCTTCTGGGATGAACCTCCGGTGGCGCAATTCAGGGTGTATTACCGCGCCGACTTGCCACAAAACGGTAGCCCCGGCGCAGAACCCATCTCATGGGTTGGCCCCAATCCTTTCTTTGGTCAAGCCACAGGGGTTAACGACACCCGCTGGATGGTCGCGGATAAAGGTTGCCCCAACGCCGCCCTGTTGCCGCTCACCAACGATCTGAACAAGGTGGACGAACGCGTCGATCAGTTCTCGATCCGTTTTAACGTCAACTACGCCATTGCGATGTCATGGGCGGGGGCGGCGTTGTCACCCAACATGCGCGGCAGCGAAGGCTGGGGCGACGCAAAACTGCCGCTGGACTTCAATGTCGACGGCAGCGGTGAAGGCCAGAAAGTGGTGATCATGCTGGCGGACACCTATTCCGATCCGGAAGGCACGGGCGGGCACGGCCAGTTCGACACCGACAGCTACAACTTCAATCCCGGCCAATTCGCCGGGGAAACGGGCAGCGACGGCTCACGTGAGTTCGCAAGGCGCCGCTTTGAGGACCAGTGTACCAGCTTTCGCGCACGCAATATCAAATTCTATTTTGTCGGTGTCCGGCCGGGGGACCCCGATAACTACGGTCAGAATCTGTTTGATGACATTGCCACACCTGGGTTGCTGATCTGCACCGAAGGCGATAAACGCATGAGTTTTATCGACGGTCGAGGGTTTGGTGCAGCGGAAGACCCGCTGGCAGCGCGTCTGGAACGTATCGCCGGCCAGATCGAAACGGAAGGCGGCTATGTGCGCCTGATTGAATAA
- a CDS encoding TadE/TadG family type IV pilus assembly protein, with protein sequence MTKTLLRYVRRFRASCRGVAAVETALAFPIVLAIGSLCADMYSVGLERSRMEQRAGAIVSILAMQQDLTETGLQGLLDTVLPIQGLGNYQLLISNVRQTGDLYWQLSRGTATGLCVGSETQPNTPYLPDLPERNAKEGNKSISMLVVEICRQGKDVGLLGGMSLGGLLHATAINRVAIGVVDLDETLSKEAGLDNDKT encoded by the coding sequence ATGACTAAGACGCTGTTGCGCTATGTGAGACGCTTTCGCGCCTCATGCCGTGGGGTTGCCGCCGTGGAAACCGCGTTGGCATTTCCGATTGTTCTGGCGATTGGCTCGCTATGTGCCGACATGTACAGCGTTGGTCTGGAGCGCTCTCGTATGGAGCAACGTGCGGGTGCCATCGTCTCAATACTGGCGATGCAGCAAGACCTGACAGAAACCGGGTTGCAGGGTTTGTTGGATACCGTACTGCCCATACAGGGATTGGGGAATTATCAGTTGCTGATCAGCAACGTGCGTCAAACCGGCGATCTCTATTGGCAGCTGAGCCGTGGCACGGCGACAGGGCTGTGCGTGGGAAGCGAAACCCAGCCGAATACCCCCTATTTGCCAGACCTGCCCGAGCGCAATGCCAAAGAGGGCAACAAGAGCATCTCCATGCTGGTGGTGGAAATTTGTCGCCAGGGCAAAGACGTCGGCCTGCTGGGCGGCATGTCATTAGGCGGTTTGTTGCACGCCACGGCAATCAATCGGGTTGCCATTGGCGTCGTGGATTTAGATGAAACCCTGAGCAAAGAAGCCGGGTTGGATAACGATAAAACATAA